A region of the Lepeophtheirus salmonis unplaced genomic scaffold, UVic_Lsal_1.4 unplaced_contig_8288_pilon, whole genome shotgun sequence genome:
tttattttgacactttttcaaattttatgtttacaAAAAGCTATACAAATACAAGCTCCATGTTAAACAAATGTCTAATACTTTATAGCTTTTCAATTCTATaaacattgaaattttgattGACAATCGATAATTATGTGAACgaatataaattctaaaaaaataacattagtgcatatccgtatatttgtataattacgaatttataagaattgaagaaattttttaatcttactaTAAGTATAAGTTTGATTATTAcagtttctttttcaaaaaaggaattttttcttcctttgtttaAATGGATACACTTCAAGCAATTTTCCAGAGTATTACGCATTTGTAACTAGATCAgtaagattaaaagaaaaaaaaaaaaaaaaaagatggaccacgcttttttttattctgccCGTAACATATAAAGGAAGGTGCTGTTCTGAGTAAACCATCATTTCAAGATCATTCACAGTCAAATCAAGATGTTTTTCAAACTTGCCACTCTTTGCATTGCTTTAGCGTAGCTGCTGGAGCTCCCTCTGCCCCACCATCATATGGTGCTCCACCTCCTCCAGTCCCTGTTTATGAGGCCCCACCTAGTTATGGAGCTCCACCACCACCTCCCCCAGCAAATTCCTCCTTATGCTTTCAACTACGCTGTTCTTGATACTGAGTCTGGAAGTGACTTCAGTGCTGAAGAAGAATCTAAGGATGGAGCCGTCTCTGGTCAATACAAGGTCTTACGTGCTGATGGTAAAATCATGACTGTGACTTACTCTGTTGAAGGAGAAAGTGGATTTGTTGCTGATATTGTCACTGAAGATGCACCTGTTGCTCCTGCTGCTCCAGCCTATGGTGCTCCACCAGCTCCTCTACCTCAATATCTTCCTTCTTATGCTTAAAAACcatcaaaattattatcatgaaatgtaaaatggaaatgtttgaaaaataaatttaattatctaattatatatttttgttttaataccaaaaaattatttaaggtaTTTTCGAGTCATATTTTCAATCAGTAAAACCATTATTCAAACAAGTATggatatttgttattgtttatatatcGGACCGtttgattcttttttgttcgataattttgttgtttatagttttatatttgacaatgtcaataattttacaGTCTCTAGTTATATTCTGAATCAGATTTGTAAGGTTTAATTCTAAGCAAGTGTCAAATCAATATAGGCaccaaaaaaagattataatcaaGCGATAAAtcacatttcaaattttctaacCTTCATAGAAAAAGATTCCATATTTTTAgagtaattaaatttgaattgttaGATTACCATTGCCAGAATCTTATACAATTTGACTACTTAACAAGGTTATGAACtttgcaaattttcaaaaatgaagtggTACAAAATACCACAAAATTAATGCCTGGAGTCAGAGTTATATTACTCAATTCCACATATCTGCTACaagctaatattttattttatttgattacatatgatcatcttaattattaaaagcaTGTTAGATGAAAAAATCACTATAAAATTTGGACTGATTTAGtccaaactataataataaagcataaacaattagttacaaaacaaaacaaacatgaaGTCGAGagaatgacacttgaacattatcaacgaatttccattcacgtaatcaaagcagttgggcgtcttcaggaccatcgtctacgccatcagcaagtctgaaacctTTCAAGAGGATGAATGGCTCTATCAAAGGGGGAAGTAGTTGGTGGTTTGCCCATTCTATCCAACTCTGGgagtcttatttattaattgttggAAATTATTTCCAGCTGACCAAGAGTTACATCTAATTTCACCCCCATCGACATTCATAATACTGTTTACAGAAAAATaggcagaaacatcgacagctgacaactaaGTCAAGATAAAGTGAGGTAAtgtcaagtttaaaaaatttctaaggAAAACCCccttttatgttatatatatatatgtaatgcgAGTATCTAACCAATATTTAGAAGATTTATGAGTACTTTAATGCTATTAAAAGTCGAGGAAAGAAATATGGAAATAGTAAATCATTCAGCTAAAGATTTGCTTTACTTAGACcgataacaaaatattatgtatcatTAATATATGATATCAATTCTTAATGTAGAAAATTACGAAAAACTATGGTATTAACTTaccagaattaaaaaatattattttgttggtGAGAAACCTGTTCTACTACTTTTCGAGTATTAAACCAACAATAAATCTTtggattaaaatgaattttgcaattacattttatgttatatattttaaatgtatgatttatagcgatgttagatatttaaaaaaaaaaatattgtgatgttttatgaaatattggggtatttattcattcataaagAATATGCATTTCAATAATGTAATTGAAAGTTTGTCATATACTGGGCAAATGTGTAGTAttgcttttgtttttgtgtACAAAGAATATCATCGCATAGGACTAAATAAAGAGTTGTAAaccttaagtatttttttagtttgtttttgttggcAACCTGCACAGTGTTTTTCATTGTCAAACtactatcaatatttttcatttttgagatgAGGCCATATAAGTATCAAGTTGAATCATGAGTTTGAGTGATCATGAATGCAAAGTAACGctcaggatttgttgcggagttaaaattgtaatactCTTTCAAAACAGTCATCGaattgtcagaattaccatgttaattgtagactgtttttttttttacataaagaaaatacttaCGATTTATAACACTaatcaaatgtaattattatttttgcaaatttaaacaGCATAAGTGTATGCATTAGTTTTTGTGCAAAAATGTGATTGGTTGATCAATTTGATTCAACAAATATACGGAGTGGGTATTCAAAATTTGCAATAGCATTAAATTACGATTCCATCCCcgttatttttatctacaaggTCTTCTACACCGTTAATAGTTCCGACAAGTCTGCAAAGATCGTTGGCATCTACATTAATCCTGTCTAAAGCATCAAGAAATTCATTATAGCTTATTACTGCCTAGAAGAACAAAACTTCTGCAGTAATATGGCTGACTTTCCTCCTTCATCCGGCCCTCCACCAGCCTTGATCTTAGAATTAAAAAGTGGGTTGCTTATAGATGTGTAATAATATCaatgacaaaaaagaaataaattctaatgttttaattttgtttttcttaccttaaattatttaaatgcctATGATATTAATACACAATggctttttcaaaatcaaaatggttAACTATAAATTCCATAAATGCAATTGCCCAGTGTTGTTTGTTGTTGCTTTAAATGTATCTTTCAGTAAACTATACATTGTATCTAAttacatagatacatatttcttccatcttttgaaatatgttcaataataggaaaaatatgAAGTGCTACCTCCAAATACAATGGTATTTTCAGGTAGCACTTtttgttaaaactatttttttaattgttgtgtTATTAGttacaataattgaaatactttgcttttgattacttttacattgataataattaagacGATATTTCGTACAGGCTCCTctatcattttctaaaatttaaaactgttacaaaatttcaaaaaaaattatatttcaaaatatatcctcaaatttggtaaattaaatttataaatacaatcaagGGGCGCCTTATTTACATTCTCTATCAATTTAGCTGCTGTTTGCCTAAATGACCAGTTCCAGCCGGGTAATAACATTTGTACGGGAGTTCTTTATATAAAtcgtctcaaaggttgcctcaAGCAGTAATGATGGCTGGCCTTCAATTGGTCTTTGATGTGTATTGGACTCCAGCTTCGCCTTGAGGTGccaaaaaaataccaaagtcaATTGGAGAAGAGTCGAGGCTTTCATGAGCCCAAAAGTCTTGTTTTTCAACCTTATTAAGGAGGATTTTGCACGTTTGACTCGATTCTAAGGCTTCAATGTATGACAAGGAGGTCTCTTGTAGGCATAAAAGTTTAAGTCTTCCTTCACTAATTGGTGCATGGTGGTCTGCCAGTTTGTTAAATTCACGAGCAAGACCAATGACGGTCAACATACATATTCTGCCTCCAAAGTGCCTTCAACTACCCTCTGCATACTTTTAGTTTAATTGGCCTTGATTTGTACCTTGTGGAAGCTTTTGATGT
Encoded here:
- the LOC139904720 gene encoding cuticle protein 8-like, with the protein product MELHHHLPQQIPPYAFNYAVLDTESGSDFSAEEESKDGAVSGQYKVLRADGKIMTVTYSVEGESGFVADIVTEDAPVAPAAPAYGAPPAPLPQYLPSYA